In Setaria italica strain Yugu1 chromosome IX, Setaria_italica_v2.0, whole genome shotgun sequence, the genomic stretch ttttcgAACGTAGTAGCGTATCAGTACGGAAACCACTTTGGAAATTGGTAAGGATAAGTCGTTACCGCTCTCTCGCTCGTTTCGGTACAGGAACAATttaatttctattttttaacaACCTTATATTTTACAAGTATGAACAATTCTATTATTATTTGTAGTCCCACACATTTTAATTGTTTGATTTTGTAAAATAGAGTACGCAAATTCGGTTTGCTTCATTGGTTTCCTGCATAAATTTGAGTTGCAACCGGACTAAATTTAACCTTGCAACTAATGTGGCCCAAACGGCCCATTAGCACGCACACCCGGCGGGCCAAACGGCCGTTACTACCAGGcttagcggcggcagcagcagcagctgcagcgctacagcagcagctgcagcgctaCAGCACCGGCTGCGGcagccagcagccgcagcagcggcTTAACGCGCTGCCGAACACGCTGATTGATCTCATTCAAAATAAGCAAAACAGGAGAGGGGGAAAACGAAGaaagcaaaaggaaaggaagaaaCCTCTCTCCTTCCTCGATACCGACGACACCGACCGCCGCGGCGATGgaatactccggcggcggcggcggcggcgcgacgctgTCAGAGATGTACCAGAGcgcgcggcggctgctgctctcGGCACGCGACGGCGTGGCCCGCGTCGAGCGCCTCGCCTCGGCGCCCACCTCGTCCTCCTACTCCTCGGCGcctctcgtcggcggcggcgccccggggGACCCTGCGGTCGCCGAGGGGGTGCGGCGGGAGGTGGCGCAGATCCAGGGGTTGTGCGCGCAGATGGATCGGCTCTGGCGGTCCATCCCCGCCAAGGGCCAGCGGGACCTCTGGAAGAGGTGAGGATCATATCTTCCCTAGATCCCTGATTCCTCTAAGCTGCTCCGTTATAATTTCTTGCGCCGAACGTCGATTGGTGGTGAGGTGACAGAGATCTCGCAGCGCTTGGGTTCTAGGTGTGATGCAGATCACAGCTTTATCACACGAAACTTTGTGGTAATATTTGCTTGTTCAGTTGCTAGGACGTGAAGTTTTGTGTCAAGAGGGAGTAGTTGAACTTGATTTACCATGACCTTAGGCATTTGCGTGGATCATTTATGCAATACGAATGTTGTTTTGTACCTGGTACATTGCTACTAGGTTGGCTGCCATTGGATTTGCCATGCAGCATTTAAGTCAGTTATGCATTGGGAAGTGATGAAAGAATCAGCATGTCGAATCTGTCGTTAGCGTGTCTACTTCAGTGCTTTTCTTGACTGAAAATCAGATTAATAGCTTTTATATTATTGTATTTCTGCTCTACATAATGGTTAATAGGCGCTGTATAAATGAACTAAGTATTGATGGGATACTGGTATTCTCATCGGACCTAGAACATATTTTCATTTTCCTATGAGCCAGAGATTTTAATTGAATGTGCTTACTTCTTAGTGGAATGAGTGCCTCCCAGCACATGCTTTGCTTCTGTCATGAGCCAGGAATTTTAACTGGATTTTTCTTCCTAAACACTGGGAGTAAACAAAGCAACAAGTAGAAATCTTACACTATCAACTTCATTAGTTCATTGCCAAATGTGAAATCAAGGGTGCAACTTAAGCTGATTAGGGTGCGGCGTTATAACCACCACCAACTTGATCTGTCACACTTAATGTTAGTGTTGCTAGAGTGCTAGACATGTAACTTAATGTTAATTCAATGGTTGATCAGCAAAAAGAATATTGTGTTGCACTCCAATTTCATAGTTCATGTTAGGAAACTTAACTTAATTTTGCAAGAATTTGGATAAGCAATCATGCAAGCACACATGTATGGTTTTCCTTTCCTATTCACTTCTAATTGTTTAGCAGTACTTATGTTTGCATATTAACCTTCAGGGTGCATTCAAATGTTGCAACTATGCAGTAAACTATACATCCTTGATTTTTGGAACCTTGGACTTACCCTCGATACCAAATAGTGCCACTTGACGTTCTAATTGCATATGGGAGTAATCTTCCCCATTACCAGATCTTGTAGTACTTTtgtatggattttttttttgaaatttgaacCACACACTGGATCACAGGAAACTGTTCTTGTATGCACTTACCTTCTGGGATATCAATTTCTGGTTCCATTTAAAAAGATAAAGTTTCTAGTGCTATGTCATTTAGTTGTAGTCTGCAATAGCAGAACTAATAACTTCTAATATGCTGAGATCTTTAGAACTGTGCCGTGTAGCAATGCTGCATGAACTGTCCAAGTTGGTCATACTCCTGGCTCTGAATTTTGCAGAAACTGTGTAATCATTATAAGGGTTGTCTGTTTCTCACTGATATTCTAAGTTTGAAACCTTGATCTCTCCTTCTGAAGTGCTGAGGGTTGCCAACTTGCTATTGCCCACATTGTGTCAGACGAATGCTGTAGGATATGCATTAGGTTGTGAAGTTCACTTCCCCCTGCTGCATGTCGGAAGTTTAGTTTGTGTAGATGGTAGGAGTAGGAGTTCTGTAGATGAGGTTTACCAAGTTTATAACACCTTATTTTGTGTTGTCTTGGCAGAAAAGTGGAGCAACTGTCTGAAGAGGTTGATTCACTGAAGGAAACCCTTGACAGGCATACTTTGCGTCAAAAAAAGCGGATTCTGGAAGCAAAAGAAAGGGCAGAGCTATTTGAGAGAGCTGTAAAGAATTCCTCAAGCAAAGCttgattcattttattttctgtATTATGATTTCAATTGATTAATAAAGAGTTGGAAATTGCTGTTGCAGAATGGTGAGTCCTCACATGTCCTTCGAATATTTGATGACGAAGCCCAGGCAATGCAGTCAGCTCGTAGCTCCTCGCGTATGCTTGAAGAAGCTTATGAGACAGGTGTCGCTATCCTTCACAAATATGCAGACCAGAGGGATCGACTTAAGGTTAAAAAAATTTACTGAAAAACAGAAGATTTCTGAGGCCACAATCAACCATCATTGCTTTTGATGATCTAACTTCTGCTTGCTGATATCCACCTTCACTGTATTGCAGAGTGCTCAAAGGAAAGCTTTGGATGTCCTGAACACTGTTGGCCTATCAAACTCTGTTTTGAAGCTTATCGAGAGGCGGCACCGTGTGGACAAGTGGATTGCATATGCTGGCATGATCATCACCGTAGTCGTGATGATTGCATTTTGGCGGTTGACACATTAGATCTGCACTCTGTTTGTTAACTTTCAGTTTGAGATATGATATGTGCAAATCGGGAAAATAGGCCAGATAATCAGCTGGTGAGAGTTTCGTGCTGGTCGTGGACCAGTCTAAGCTTGCTCTAGTTGGTCCTCTGTGTGCACTGTTTTGATCAGTTGATGGCCTCACAAGTGTAAAAGCATATTCTTCACGGCATCTTTACAGGTTCAACGCAGGCATCCATGTTGGTTAAGTATTCAGATTCCTCCTTTGTATCCACACCGCTGTGTAGTCTATTGCTACAACTTTCATGTAAGTACACATGCTTGCGCTTGATGCAAAAGTGTATGCCACTGTCTGTTTCTGTACAAAACATTGTTTTCATAGCATATGAAATGGAACTAGGATTCATCCGTGGAAGAAAATCCGAAGTACGTACTGTATGAACTAGGAACCGAATAGGACAATCCTATTAAACCTTCAGAAGAATAACATAAATACATGAATCCTGGACATTCAGATGTAAATATCCCGGCTCGATTGGAATGACGAGTTTTTCCGTTTTCCACCACGAATCCCGCTGAAACGTTGGACCTCCACCGCTCCACGTCGTGATGGTTGGttagttgaaagttgaaacacaAACAACGTAGGTTTTTTCGACACTTAAAAGCTAAATAACTAGGAGTAATTTTCAGGGTTAAGAATCTTCTTTGCTGGAGACGAAATAAGTTACTTTTTTGGGCTGAACCTCGTATGAAAAGAAGGAAACTAGTACTCACACCGATTTGAGTTTGCATATAAGGTCTATacggtagagctccatctgattctgattctttaTGGGAGATGATTAtatgagagaagtgattctatggttaaaagtgattctcttt encodes the following:
- the LOC101773227 gene encoding membrin-11 translates to MEYSGGGGGGATLSEMYQSARRLLLSARDGVARVERLASAPTSSSYSSAPLVGGGAPGDPAVAEGVRREVAQIQGLCAQMDRLWRSIPAKGQRDLWKRKVEQLSEEVDSLKETLDRHTLRQKKRILEAKERAELFERANGESSHVLRIFDDEAQAMQSARSSSRMLEEAYETGVAILHKYADQRDRLKSAQRKALDVLNTVGLSNSVLKLIERRHRVDKWIAYAGMIITVVVMIAFWRLTH